The proteins below are encoded in one region of Alistipes indistinctus YIT 12060:
- the nth gene encoding endonuclease III, whose amino-acid sequence MTTRQRFRGITDWFQQNMPVAESELQYQNPYQLLVSVILSAQCTDKRVNMTTPALFDRFPTPQAMADADPEEIYPYIRSISYPNNKAKNLSGMARMLCEEFGGAVPEDIEQLQRLPGVGRKTANVVGIVAFGKRAMPVDTHVFRVADRLGLSTGAKTPLQTEMQLTEGFPPEVLPLAHHWLILHGRYVCTARKPHCEACGLTPWCRYYATQQKTAPQGNAPAEPPIRHARKRAAAAPRKK is encoded by the coding sequence ATGACGACCCGACAGCGCTTCCGCGGCATCACCGACTGGTTCCAGCAAAACATGCCGGTTGCGGAGAGCGAGTTGCAGTACCAGAATCCGTACCAGCTGCTCGTTTCGGTAATCCTCTCGGCGCAGTGCACCGACAAACGCGTGAACATGACCACCCCGGCGCTCTTCGACCGGTTCCCTACTCCGCAGGCGATGGCCGACGCCGATCCCGAAGAGATTTACCCCTATATCAGGAGCATCTCCTACCCGAACAACAAGGCCAAAAACCTCTCGGGCATGGCGCGGATGCTCTGCGAAGAGTTCGGGGGCGCCGTTCCTGAAGATATCGAACAGTTGCAGCGGCTGCCGGGCGTGGGACGCAAAACGGCCAACGTCGTGGGCATCGTAGCCTTCGGCAAGAGGGCGATGCCGGTCGACACGCACGTTTTTCGCGTGGCCGACCGCCTCGGGTTGTCCACCGGAGCCAAAACCCCGCTGCAAACCGAAATGCAGCTCACCGAAGGTTTCCCGCCCGAAGTGCTCCCCCTCGCACACCACTGGCTGATCCTGCACGGGCGCTACGTCTGCACGGCCCGCAAACCGCACTGCGAAGCCTGCGGCCTCACCCCCTGGTGCCGGTATTACGCCACGCAGCAGAAAACAGCGCCCCAGGGGAACGCC